A stretch of the Clostridium botulinum genome encodes the following:
- the rplC gene encoding 50S ribosomal protein L3 — protein sequence MKKAIIGRKIGMTQIFDENGKVIPVTVVEAGPCAVLQKKTEEKDGYNAIQVGFEDIREKLANKPKKGHFAKAGVSLKRIVREFRLENIDGYEVGNEIKADVFEAGDKVDVTGVSKGKGFQGTIKRWNFHRGPMAHGSKYHRAVGSMGAASDPSRTFKNKKMPGHMGHKKSTVLNLEVVKVMADKNVILIKGGIPGPNKGYVVIKNTVKA from the coding sequence ATGAAAAAAGCTATAATAGGAAGAAAAATTGGAATGACTCAAATTTTCGATGAGAACGGAAAAGTTATACCAGTTACAGTTGTAGAAGCAGGTCCATGTGCTGTTCTTCAAAAGAAAACAGAAGAAAAAGATGGATACAATGCTATACAAGTTGGATTTGAAGATATAAGAGAAAAATTAGCTAACAAACCTAAAAAAGGACATTTTGCAAAAGCAGGTGTATCTTTAAAGAGAATAGTTAGAGAATTTAGATTAGAAAATATTGATGGATATGAAGTTGGAAACGAAATAAAAGCAGATGTTTTTGAAGCCGGAGATAAAGTTGATGTAACTGGAGTTTCTAAAGGAAAAGGATTCCAAGGAACAATCAAAAGATGGAACTTCCATAGAGGACCTATGGCCCATGGTTCTAAATATCATAGAGCTGTTGGATCAATGGGAGCTGCATCAGATCCATCAAGAACATTTAAAAATAAGAAAATGCCAGGTCATATGGGACACAAAAAATCAACTGTTTTAAACCTTGAAGTTGTAAAGGTAATGGCTGATAAGAACGTTATTTTAATAAAAGGTGGAATACCAGGACCAAACAAGGGCTACGTTGTAATTAAAAACACAGTGAAAGCTTAA
- the rpsC gene encoding 30S ribosomal protein S3, with amino-acid sequence MGQKVHPHGLRVGVIKDWDAKWYANNQNFADNLIEDDKIRKFIKKKCFSAGVAKTEIERTPKRVKINIHTGKPGMIIGKGGKGIEELKSQILLIVREKNVIINIVEVKKPETDAQLMAENIAQQLEKRISFRRAMKQTIQRAMRYGVKGVKTACSGRLGGAEIARTEQYHEGTIPLQTLRADIDYGFAEADTTYGKIGVKVWLYRGEVLPAKKVRTQEISQ; translated from the coding sequence GTGGGACAAAAAGTACATCCACATGGCCTCAGAGTCGGCGTTATAAAGGATTGGGATGCAAAATGGTATGCTAATAACCAAAACTTTGCGGATAACCTAATAGAAGATGATAAAATCAGAAAATTTATAAAGAAAAAATGTTTCTCAGCTGGTGTTGCTAAAACAGAAATAGAAAGAACACCAAAAAGAGTTAAGATTAATATTCATACTGGTAAACCAGGAATGATTATAGGTAAAGGTGGTAAAGGTATAGAAGAGTTAAAATCTCAAATACTTTTAATCGTAAGAGAAAAGAATGTAATAATTAACATAGTTGAAGTTAAAAAACCAGAAACAGATGCTCAATTAATGGCTGAAAACATTGCTCAACAACTTGAAAAGAGAATATCTTTCAGAAGAGCTATGAAACAAACTATTCAAAGAGCTATGAGATACGGAGTTAAAGGTGTTAAGACTGCTTGTTCAGGAAGACTTGGTGGAGCTGAAATAGCTAGAACAGAGCAATACCATGAAGGAACTATTCCACTACAAACATTAAGAGCAGATATCGATTATGGATTTGCTGAAGCAGATACAACTTATGGAAAAATAGGTGTTAAAGTTTGGTTATATAGAGGAGAAGTTCTTCCTGCAAAGAAAGTAAGAACACAAGAAATTAGCCAATAG
- the rpsG gene encoding 30S ribosomal protein S7 translates to MPRKGNTPKRDVLPDPLYNSKVVAKLINGIMLDGKKGVAQKICYDAFAIMGEKTGSEPLEVFETAMNNVMPLLEVKARRIGGATYQVPMEVRAERRETLGIRWIVDASRKRGEKYMRERLAGELMDAANNTGSAVKKREDTHKMAEANKAFAHYRY, encoded by the coding sequence GTGCCAAGAAAAGGAAATACACCTAAAAGAGATGTACTACCAGATCCATTATACAACAGTAAAGTTGTTGCAAAATTAATAAACGGCATAATGCTAGATGGTAAAAAGGGAGTAGCACAAAAAATATGCTATGACGCTTTTGCTATCATGGGAGAAAAAACAGGAAGTGAACCATTAGAGGTTTTCGAAACTGCAATGAATAATGTTATGCCATTACTTGAAGTAAAAGCTAGAAGAATTGGTGGGGCTACTTACCAAGTTCCAATGGAAGTTAGAGCTGAAAGAAGAGAAACATTAGGAATCAGATGGATTGTTGACGCTTCAAGAAAAAGAGGCGAAAAATACATGAGAGAGAGATTAGCAGGAGAATTAATGGATGCTGCTAATAACACAGGATCAGCTGTTAAAAAGAGAGAAGATACACATAAAATGGCAGAAGCTAATAAAGCATTTGCTCATTACAGATACTAA
- the rplV gene encoding 50S ribosomal protein L22: protein MEARAIAKYVRISPRKVRVVLDLVRDKNVNEAFAILKYTPKDAATIILKVLKSAVANAENNFNLDVNKLYVAEAYANQGPTLKRFRPRAQGRAYSIMKRTSHITLVVKERA, encoded by the coding sequence ATGGAAGCTAGAGCTATAGCAAAATATGTGAGAATATCTCCAAGAAAAGTTAGAGTTGTTCTTGATTTAGTTAGAGATAAGAATGTAAATGAAGCTTTTGCTATATTAAAATATACTCCAAAGGATGCAGCTACTATAATTTTAAAAGTATTAAAATCAGCTGTAGCTAATGCAGAAAATAATTTTAACTTAGATGTTAATAAATTATATGTTGCAGAAGCATATGCAAACCAAGGACCAACACTAAAGAGGTTCAGACCACGTGCACAAGGTAGAGCATATTCAATAATGAAGAGAACTAGTCATATTACACTAGTAGTTAAAGAAAGAGCATAG
- the rpmC gene encoding 50S ribosomal protein L29 has protein sequence MRANELQELRVNTAQELSAKLNDLKAELFNLRFQLATGQLENPMRIRQVKKSIAQVKTILREKELNVIEQ, from the coding sequence ATGAGGGCTAATGAATTACAAGAGTTGAGAGTAAATACTGCTCAAGAATTGTCAGCTAAATTAAATGATTTAAAAGCTGAGTTATTTAATTTAAGATTTCAATTAGCGACTGGTCAACTAGAAAACCCAATGAGAATAAGACAGGTAAAGAAATCAATAGCTCAAGTTAAGACAATACTTAGAGAAAAAGAGTTAAATGTGATTGAACAGTAG
- the rplW gene encoding 50S ribosomal protein L23 — translation MMLNSYDLLRRPVITEKSMAAMADRQYTFIVDIRADKTQIKKAVEEVFGVKVEEVRTARFEGKVKRVGVHVGKRADFKKAMVKLTEDSKTIEFFEGM, via the coding sequence ATAATGTTAAACAGTTACGATTTACTAAGAAGACCAGTAATAACTGAAAAAAGCATGGCTGCTATGGCAGATAGACAATACACCTTTATAGTAGACATACGTGCTGACAAAACTCAAATCAAAAAAGCAGTTGAAGAAGTGTTCGGTGTAAAAGTTGAAGAAGTTAGAACTGCAAGATTTGAAGGGAAAGTTAAAAGAGTTGGAGTACACGTTGGAAAAAGAGCTGACTTCAAAAAAGCAATGGTTAAACTAACTGAAGATAGTAAGACTATTGAATTCTTTGAAGGAATGTAA
- the rpsQ gene encoding 30S ribosomal protein S17, with protein sequence MERSNRKTRIGRVVSDKMEKTIVVAVEGKVRHPLYGKTINRTKKFKVHDENNEARINDRVIIMETRPLSKDKRWRLVQIVEKAK encoded by the coding sequence GTGGAAAGAAGTAATAGAAAGACTAGAATAGGCAGAGTTGTTTCTGATAAAATGGAAAAAACTATTGTAGTTGCAGTTGAAGGTAAAGTTCGTCACCCATTATATGGAAAGACAATCAATAGAACTAAAAAGTTCAAGGTTCATGATGAAAATAATGAAGCTAGAATTAATGATAGAGTAATAATAATGGAAACTAGACCATTATCTAAAGATAAGAGATGGAGATTAGTACAAATCGTTGAGAAAGCTAAATAA
- the rpsL gene encoding 30S ribosomal protein S12 has protein sequence MPTINQLVRKGRKTSEYKSNSPALKQCPQKRGVCTVVKTSTPKKPNSALRKVARVRLTNGYEVTAYIPGIGHNLQEHSVVLIRGGRVKDLPGVRYHIVRGALDAAGVANRMQARSKYGAKKPKQK, from the coding sequence ATGCCAACTATTAACCAATTAGTAAGAAAAGGAAGAAAGACATCAGAGTACAAGTCAAATTCTCCAGCATTAAAACAATGTCCTCAAAAGAGAGGAGTGTGTACAGTTGTTAAAACAAGCACACCTAAAAAGCCTAACTCAGCGTTAAGAAAAGTAGCGAGAGTAAGACTTACAAATGGTTATGAAGTTACAGCTTACATTCCGGGTATAGGACACAACTTACAAGAACACAGTGTTGTTTTAATAAGAGGAGGAAGAGTAAAAGACCTTCCAGGTGTTAGATACCACATAGTAAGAGGAGCATTAGATGCTGCTGGAGTAGCTAACAGAATGCAAGCAAGATCAAAATATGGTGCAAAAAAACCAAAACAAAAATAG
- the rplX gene encoding 50S ribosomal protein L24: protein MAKVHVRRTDKVVVISGKDKGKVSEVLTVYPKTSKVLVKDVNIVTKHVKPNRENMQGGIVKKEAPINSSKVMLYCTNCNSATRISKKLLEDGTKVRVCKKCGEIL from the coding sequence ATGGCTAAAGTTCATGTAAGAAGAACAGATAAAGTTGTTGTTATTTCAGGTAAAGATAAAGGTAAAGTAAGCGAAGTATTAACTGTATATCCAAAAACTAGCAAAGTGTTAGTTAAGGATGTAAACATTGTTACTAAGCACGTGAAACCTAATAGAGAAAATATGCAAGGCGGAATAGTTAAAAAAGAAGCGCCAATCAATAGTTCAAAAGTTATGCTATACTGCACAAATTGTAATTCTGCAACAAGAATTAGTAAAAAACTTTTAGAAGATGGAACAAAAGTAAGAGTTTGCAAAAAGTGCGGAGAAATACTATAG
- the rpsS gene encoding 30S ribosomal protein S19 gives MSRSLKKGPFVAESLMKKIEEMNEKGEKKVVKTWSRSSTIFPQMLGHTIAVHDGRKHVPVYISEDMVGHKLGEFVLTRTFKGHVDKTEKGSRVK, from the coding sequence TTGAGTAGATCACTAAAAAAAGGACCTTTCGTTGCTGAATCTTTAATGAAAAAAATAGAGGAAATGAACGAAAAGGGCGAAAAAAAAGTTGTAAAAACTTGGTCAAGAAGTTCAACAATATTCCCTCAAATGTTAGGTCATACTATAGCTGTACATGACGGTAGAAAACATGTTCCAGTTTATATAAGTGAAGATATGGTAGGACATAAACTAGGAGAATTTGTATTAACAAGAACATTCAAAGGTCACGTAGACAAAACAGAAAAGGGATCACGTGTAAAATAG
- the rplD gene encoding 50S ribosomal protein L4: MPTIDLYNREGQKVGDLQLAEAVFAVEVNADVLHQVVVAQLANKRQGTQSAKTRAEVSGGGKKPWRQKGTGRARQGSIRAPQWIHGGIVFAPKPREYRMAIPKSMKRVAMKSALTSKVNEQELVVLESLELEAPKTKEMVKMINAFEAKKPLIVVAESNEVVYKSIRNIEGATVVPVNNINVYDILKHDKFIITKDAIAKIEEVYA; this comes from the coding sequence ATGCCTACAATAGATTTATATAACAGAGAAGGTCAAAAAGTTGGAGATTTACAATTAGCAGAAGCTGTATTCGCAGTAGAAGTTAATGCAGATGTATTACATCAAGTTGTAGTTGCACAACTTGCAAATAAAAGACAAGGAACTCAATCAGCTAAAACAAGAGCTGAAGTTTCTGGGGGTGGAAAGAAGCCTTGGAGACAAAAGGGAACTGGTAGAGCAAGACAAGGATCTATTAGAGCACCTCAATGGATACATGGTGGTATAGTATTCGCTCCAAAGCCAAGAGAGTATAGAATGGCTATCCCAAAATCAATGAAAAGAGTTGCTATGAAATCAGCTCTAACTAGCAAAGTGAATGAACAAGAATTAGTAGTTCTTGAAAGCTTAGAGTTAGAAGCACCAAAAACTAAAGAAATGGTTAAAATGATTAATGCTTTTGAAGCTAAAAAACCATTAATAGTAGTAGCAGAAAGCAACGAAGTTGTTTACAAATCAATAAGAAACATAGAAGGTGCAACTGTAGTACCAGTAAACAATATAAATGTTTATGACATCTTAAAACATGATAAATTTATCATAACAAAAGATGCAATTGCTAAGATTGAGGAGGTGTATGCATAA
- the rplN gene encoding 50S ribosomal protein L14, whose product MIQPQTRLKVADNTGAKEIMCIRVLGGSKRKFGNIGDVIVASVKSATPGGVVKKGEVVKAVIVRTKRGVRRADGSYIKFDENAAVVIKDDKQPKGTRIFGPIARELREKDKEFNKILSLAPEVL is encoded by the coding sequence ATGATACAGCCACAAACTCGCTTAAAAGTTGCAGATAATACTGGAGCAAAAGAGATTATGTGTATAAGAGTTTTAGGCGGATCCAAGAGAAAGTTTGGAAACATTGGAGATGTAATAGTTGCTAGCGTTAAAAGTGCAACACCAGGCGGTGTTGTTAAAAAAGGTGAAGTAGTAAAAGCCGTTATAGTTAGAACTAAAAGAGGAGTACGTAGAGCAGACGGATCATACATAAAGTTTGATGAAAATGCTGCTGTTGTTATTAAAGATGATAAACAACCAAAAGGAACTCGTATTTTTGGACCAATAGCAAGAGAGCTAAGAGAAAAAGATAAAGAGTTCAACAAAATATTATCATTAGCACCTGAAGTTCTATAA
- the tuf gene encoding elongation factor Tu, whose translation MARQKFERNKPHVNIGTIGHVDHGKTTTTAAITMTLAKAGGAEVQNYEDIDKAPEEKERGITINTAHVEYETENRHYAHVDCPGHADYVKNMITGAAQMDGAILVVSAADGPMPQTREHILLASRVGVNHIVVFLNKSDQVDDPELLELVEMEVRELLSEYGFDGDECPVVVGSSLKAIEEGDDQCILDLMAAVDAYIPTPERATDQPFLMPVEDVFTITGRGTVATGRVERGVLHVGDEVQVVGMKEEIGKTTITGVEMFRKMLDEAMAGDNIGALLRGVQRDEIERGQVLAKPDTVTPHKKFVGQVYVLKKEEGGRHTPFFNGYRPQFYFRTTDVTGSIALPDGVEMVMPGDHIDMTVELITPVAMESNLRFAIREGGRTVGSGVVTTITE comes from the coding sequence ATGGCAAGACAAAAGTTTGAAAGAAATAAGCCACACGTAAATATAGGAACAATAGGTCACGTAGACCACGGTAAGACAACAACAACAGCAGCAATAACAATGACATTAGCAAAAGCAGGTGGAGCAGAAGTACAAAACTACGAAGATATCGATAAAGCTCCAGAAGAAAAAGAAAGAGGAATCACAATCAACACAGCACACGTTGAATATGAAACAGAAAACAGACACTATGCACACGTTGACTGCCCAGGACACGCAGACTATGTAAAGAATATGATTACAGGAGCAGCACAAATGGATGGAGCTATCTTAGTTGTATCAGCAGCAGATGGTCCAATGCCACAAACAAGAGAACATATACTACTAGCATCAAGAGTAGGAGTTAATCACATAGTAGTATTCTTAAATAAATCAGACCAAGTAGACGATCCAGAATTACTAGAATTAGTAGAAATGGAAGTAAGAGAATTATTAAGCGAATATGGATTCGATGGAGATGAATGCCCAGTAGTAGTAGGATCATCATTAAAAGCAATCGAAGAAGGCGACGATCAATGCATCTTAGATTTAATGGCAGCAGTAGATGCATACATCCCAACTCCAGAAAGAGCAACAGATCAACCATTCTTAATGCCAGTAGAAGATGTATTCACAATCACAGGAAGAGGAACAGTTGCAACAGGAAGAGTTGAAAGAGGAGTACTACACGTAGGAGATGAAGTACAAGTCGTAGGAATGAAAGAAGAAATCGGAAAGACAACAATTACAGGAGTAGAAATGTTCAGAAAGATGTTAGATGAAGCAATGGCTGGAGATAACATCGGAGCATTATTAAGAGGAGTACAAAGAGACGAAATCGAAAGAGGTCAAGTATTAGCAAAACCTGATACAGTAACTCCACACAAAAAATTCGTAGGTCAAGTATACGTATTAAAGAAAGAAGAAGGTGGAAGACACACTCCATTCTTTAACGGATATAGACCACAATTCTACTTCAGAACAACAGATGTAACAGGATCAATCGCTTTACCAGACGGAGTAGAAATGGTAATGCCAGGAGACCACATAGATATGACAGTAGAATTAATTACACCAGTAGCAATGGAAAGTAACTTAAGATTTGCTATCAGAGAAGGTGGAAGAACAGTTGGTTCAGGAGTTGTTACTACAATAACTGAATAA
- the rplP gene encoding 50S ribosomal protein L16, which produces MLMPKKVKHRKVQRGRMKGKATRGNFIAYGDYAIQATECGWLTSNQIEAARIAINRYIKRGGKLWIKVFPDKPITEKPAETRMGSGKGSPEYWVAVVKPGRVLFELSGVAENVAREAMRLASHKLPMKTKFVTRKDFEQTGGEVNEG; this is translated from the coding sequence ATGTTGATGCCAAAAAAGGTAAAACATCGTAAAGTTCAACGTGGCAGAATGAAGGGAAAAGCAACTAGAGGAAACTTTATTGCTTATGGTGATTATGCTATACAAGCAACTGAATGCGGATGGTTAACAAGTAATCAAATAGAAGCTGCCAGAATAGCTATAAATAGATATATAAAAAGAGGTGGAAAACTTTGGATAAAAGTATTTCCAGACAAACCAATAACTGAAAAACCTGCTGAAACTCGTATGGGTTCTGGTAAAGGTTCACCAGAATATTGGGTAGCTGTTGTAAAACCTGGTAGAGTTTTATTTGAATTATCTGGAGTAGCAGAAAATGTTGCTAGAGAAGCTATGAGACTTGCTTCACATAAGCTTCCAATGAAGACTAAATTCGTAACAAGAAAAGATTTCGAACAAACGGGTGGTGAAGTAAATGAGGGCTAA
- the rplB gene encoding 50S ribosomal protein L2: protein MAVKKFRPITPSLRHMTVATFEEITTDQPEKSLLVSLKKKAGRNAQGKITVRHRGGGAKRKYRIIDFKRTKDGVPAKVASIEYDPNRTAYIALVVYADGEKRYIIAPVGLKVGDVVMSGVGSDIKVGNALPLINIPVGTVVHNVELQAGKGAQLVRAAGSSAQLMAKEGKYAILRLPSGEMRYVRSECRATVGTVSNLTNDIINIGKAGRKRHLGFRPTVRGSVMNPNDHPHGGGEGKSPIGHPGPLTPWGKPALGYKTRKNKKYSDRMIIKRRGQK from the coding sequence ATGGCAGTTAAAAAGTTTAGACCCATCACACCTTCATTAAGACATATGACAGTTGCTACTTTTGAGGAAATTACTACAGATCAACCAGAAAAGTCACTTCTTGTTTCATTAAAGAAGAAAGCTGGAAGAAATGCTCAAGGTAAAATAACTGTACGTCATCGTGGCGGTGGAGCTAAGAGAAAATATAGAATAATAGATTTTAAAAGAACTAAAGATGGAGTACCTGCAAAGGTAGCATCTATAGAATATGATCCAAACAGAACAGCATACATAGCACTTGTTGTATATGCTGATGGTGAAAAAAGATATATAATAGCACCAGTAGGATTAAAAGTAGGAGACGTTGTAATGTCTGGTGTAGGATCAGATATTAAAGTAGGAAACGCTCTTCCATTAATAAACATACCAGTAGGTACAGTAGTTCACAATGTAGAATTACAAGCTGGAAAAGGTGCTCAATTAGTAAGAGCAGCAGGTTCTTCTGCACAACTTATGGCTAAGGAAGGAAAATATGCTATATTAAGACTTCCAAGTGGAGAAATGAGATATGTAAGAAGTGAGTGTAGAGCTACAGTAGGAACAGTTTCTAACTTAACTAACGACATTATTAACATAGGTAAAGCAGGTAGAAAGAGACACTTAGGTTTCAGACCAACTGTAAGAGGTTCTGTAATGAACCCTAACGATCACCCTCATGGTGGTGGAGAAGGTAAATCTCCAATCGGTCATCCAGGTCCACTTACTCCATGGGGTAAACCAGCACTTGGATATAAGACAAGAAAGAATAAGAAATACTCTGATCGCATGATTATTAAGAGAAGAGGACAAAAATAA
- the rpsJ gene encoding 30S ribosomal protein S10, with product MANQKIRIRLKAFDHTILDQSAEKIVETAKNTGAKVAGPVPLPTEKDVVTILRATHKYKDSREQFEIRTHKRLIDILSPSPKTVDALMRLDLPAGVDIEIKL from the coding sequence ATGGCAAATCAAAAAATTAGAATTAGATTAAAAGCTTTTGATCACACAATATTAGATCAATCAGCTGAAAAAATAGTTGAAACTGCAAAAAATACAGGAGCTAAAGTAGCTGGTCCAGTACCACTACCTACTGAAAAAGATGTAGTTACAATATTAAGAGCAACACACAAATACAAAGACTCTAGAGAACAATTTGAAATAAGAACACATAAAAGATTAATCGACATATTAAGTCCATCACCAAAAACTGTTGATGCTTTAATGAGATTAGACTTACCAGCAGGTGTTGATATCGAAATAAAACTTTAA
- a CDS encoding ribosomal L7Ae/L30e/S12e/Gadd45 family protein, with protein sequence MVSRIEGEKVVGLKQTMKYIRNNKGKCLYVAKNADGKLTDPVVTLAKKRLLKIIYVDTMKNLGMFCGIKVAATVALLI encoded by the coding sequence ATGGTTAGCAGAATTGAAGGAGAGAAAGTTGTTGGCCTGAAGCAGACTATGAAATATATTCGAAACAATAAGGGAAAATGTCTTTATGTAGCGAAAAATGCAGATGGAAAATTAACGGATCCAGTAGTAACGTTAGCCAAGAAAAGATTGCTCAAAATAATATATGTAGATACTATGAAAAATCTAGGCATGTTTTGTGGAATAAAAGTAGCAGCAACAGTTGCATTACTTATATAA
- the fusA gene encoding elongation factor G translates to MARQYPLNKFRNIGIMAHIDAGKTTSTERILFYTGKTHKIGETHEGAATMDWMVQEQERGITITSAATTCFWKEHQINIIDTPGHVDFTVEVERSLRVLDSAITILDAKGGVEPQTETVWRQADKYEVPRMIFINKMDILGADFYMSVQTVRDRLRANAVPIQIPIGKEDDYQGHIDLIKMEAVIFDKELGVHYDEVEIPEELKDKAEEYRSAMMEAIVETDEELMMKYLEGEEISEEEIHTALRKATIANEIVPVLCGTAYKNKGIQHLLDAVLAYLPSPLDIPSIKGVDEDGNEVERHASDDEPLGALAFKIATDPFVGKLAFVRIYSGIMKGGSYVLNSNKNKKERIGRLVKMHANHREEVEELYAGELGAVIGLKNTTTGDTLCSEETPVILESMEFPEPVISVAIEPKTKAAQEKMGIALAKLAEEDPTFKTYTDQETGQVIIAGMGELHLEIIVDRLQREFKVECNVGAPQVAYKETIKNAVKAEGKFVRQSGGRGQYGHCWIELIPHEGEYEFENAIVGGAIPREYVPAVDNGIQEACQSGIIGGFPVINFKVKCYDGSYHDVDSSEMAFKVAGSMAFKNGMAKATPVLLEPVMKVEIVVPEEYMGDVMGDVNSRRGRIEGMNPRGGAQVISAFVPLSEMFGYATVLRSRTQGRGTYSMEFANYEEVPKSIAEKVAGENK, encoded by the coding sequence ATGGCTAGACAATATCCGTTAAACAAATTTCGTAACATCGGAATAATGGCACATATAGATGCAGGTAAAACTACATCGACTGAGCGTATATTATTCTATACTGGAAAAACTCATAAAATAGGAGAAACTCACGAAGGTGCAGCAACAATGGACTGGATGGTTCAAGAACAAGAAAGAGGTATAACAATTACTTCAGCTGCAACTACTTGTTTTTGGAAAGAACACCAAATTAATATCATTGACACACCAGGACACGTAGATTTTACTGTTGAGGTTGAAAGATCTTTAAGAGTACTTGATAGTGCTATAACTATTCTTGATGCAAAAGGCGGGGTTGAACCTCAAACTGAAACAGTATGGAGACAGGCAGATAAATATGAAGTACCTAGAATGATTTTTATAAACAAAATGGATATTTTAGGTGCTGATTTCTATATGTCAGTTCAAACTGTTAGAGATAGATTACGTGCAAATGCAGTACCAATACAAATTCCAATAGGAAAAGAAGATGACTATCAAGGTCATATTGATCTTATAAAAATGGAAGCTGTTATCTTTGATAAAGAATTAGGAGTACACTATGATGAAGTTGAAATTCCTGAAGAATTAAAAGATAAGGCTGAAGAATACAGATCAGCTATGATGGAAGCTATCGTTGAAACTGATGAAGAATTAATGATGAAGTATCTTGAAGGTGAAGAAATTTCTGAAGAAGAAATACATACAGCTTTAAGAAAAGCTACAATAGCTAATGAAATAGTTCCAGTACTTTGCGGTACTGCTTACAAAAATAAGGGGATTCAACATTTATTAGATGCAGTTCTTGCTTATTTACCATCTCCATTAGATATACCTTCAATCAAAGGTGTTGATGAAGATGGAAATGAAGTTGAAAGACACGCATCTGATGATGAACCACTAGGAGCATTAGCGTTTAAGATAGCTACAGATCCGTTTGTTGGTAAATTAGCCTTTGTAAGAATTTACTCTGGTATAATGAAGGGTGGAAGCTATGTATTAAACAGTAACAAGAACAAAAAAGAAAGAATCGGAAGACTTGTTAAAATGCATGCTAATCACAGAGAAGAAGTTGAAGAATTATATGCTGGAGAACTAGGTGCAGTTATAGGATTAAAAAACACTACAACTGGAGATACTTTATGTTCAGAAGAAACACCAGTTATACTTGAAAGTATGGAATTCCCAGAACCAGTTATATCTGTTGCAATTGAACCTAAAACAAAAGCTGCTCAAGAAAAAATGGGTATAGCGCTTGCGAAACTTGCAGAAGAAGATCCAACATTTAAAACATATACTGACCAAGAAACAGGCCAAGTAATTATTGCTGGTATGGGTGAACTTCACCTTGAAATCATAGTAGATAGATTACAAAGAGAATTCAAAGTAGAATGTAACGTAGGTGCTCCACAAGTTGCTTACAAAGAAACTATTAAAAATGCTGTTAAAGCTGAAGGTAAGTTTGTAAGACAATCAGGTGGTCGTGGACAATACGGACATTGTTGGATAGAATTAATACCTCATGAAGGCGAATACGAATTTGAAAATGCTATAGTTGGAGGAGCTATTCCAAGAGAATATGTTCCAGCTGTAGATAACGGAATTCAAGAAGCTTGTCAAAGTGGTATAATAGGTGGATTCCCAGTTATAAACTTTAAGGTTAAATGTTACGATGGATCATACCATGATGTTGACTCATCTGAAATGGCATTTAAAGTTGCTGGTTCTATGGCATTCAAAAATGGTATGGCTAAAGCAACACCAGTATTACTTGAACCTGTAATGAAGGTAGAAATAGTTGTACCTGAAGAATACATGGGAGATGTAATGGGAGATGTTAACTCTAGAAGAGGTAGAATCGAAGGCATGAACCCAAGAGGGGGAGCACAAGTTATATCTGCATTCGTACCATTATCTGAAATGTTTGGATATGCAACAGTTTTAAGATCTAGAACACAAGGTAGAGGAACATACAGCATGGAGTTTGCTAACTACGAAGAAGTTCCAAAGAGTATAGCTGAAAAGGTTGCAGGAGAAAATAAATAA